Proteins encoded by one window of Candidatus Sericytochromatia bacterium:
- a CDS encoding class I SAM-dependent methyltransferase — translation MSAHLGERLSAVLALLGPVNHLADVGTDHARVPLAAVRCGQALRATGIDRHGPPLASAAGTLARLGESRVRLRKGWGLGPLADDPADAVAIAGVGGATVLAILAADPEAWRAVKRLVVQPNTEVARVRAEARALGWHLLAERMVYERGRYFVVLALVPGEGPDPCHAETLQHWPQLFASEGPEGDLDAPSGAEQIAWLDLLGPHLLRHPRPIYLRWLQGEVKRRVADDRRAGQPPSRLTRVFLRALAGLPPVSREDDGATAAIG, via the coding sequence GTGAGCGCTCACCTCGGCGAACGACTCTCGGCGGTTTTGGCCTTGCTGGGACCAGTCAACCATCTGGCCGATGTGGGCACGGACCATGCGCGCGTGCCGCTGGCGGCTGTCCGCTGCGGGCAGGCGTTGCGCGCGACCGGCATCGACCGACACGGGCCCCCGCTGGCGTCAGCGGCCGGAACCCTGGCGCGGCTCGGCGAGTCGCGGGTGCGCCTGCGCAAGGGCTGGGGCCTGGGGCCGCTGGCGGATGATCCGGCCGATGCGGTGGCGATCGCCGGAGTCGGCGGCGCCACCGTGCTGGCCATCCTGGCGGCCGACCCGGAGGCCTGGCGTGCGGTGAAACGGCTGGTGGTACAACCCAACACGGAGGTGGCGCGCGTGCGGGCCGAGGCCCGGGCGCTGGGCTGGCACCTGCTGGCCGAACGGATGGTGTATGAGCGTGGGCGCTACTTTGTCGTGCTGGCGCTGGTTCCGGGTGAAGGCCCCGATCCTTGCCACGCCGAGACGCTGCAACACTGGCCGCAATTGTTCGCCTCCGAGGGCCCGGAGGGGGACCTGGACGCCCCGAGCGGAGCGGAGCAGATCGCCTGGCTGGACTTGCTCGGTCCCCATCTGTTGCGACACCCGAGGCCGATTTACCTGCGCTGGCTTCAAGGCGAGGTCAAGCGCCGGGTGGCGGACGATCGCCGGGCCGGTCAGCCGCCCTCGCGCCTCACGCGCGTCTTTCTCCGCGCGCTCGCCGGGCTGCCCCCGGTTTCCCGCGAAGACGACGGGGCGACGGCCGCTATCGGGTGA